From a region of the Fischerella sp. JS2 genome:
- the ylqF gene encoding ribosome biogenesis GTPase YlqF — MGINQNYKLNLIQWYPGHIAKAEKNLKEQLKLVDVVLEVRDARIPLSTFHPQILQWIGNKKRLLVLNRLDMISDQVRQLWIDWFQRQGEQVFFTNAQQGQGVAAVSKAAQAAGVELNKRRRDRGMLPRPVRAVVIGFPNVGKSALINRLVGRRVVESAARPGVTRQLRWVRISEELELLDAPGVIPAKLEDQEAGLKLAVCDDIGEAAYDNQLIAAAFVDLVNELYAIAPDVLPENPLRSRYDLDPTSFTGDSYLHNLSELRHKGDVERTARQILTDFRKGLLGKLPLELPPN; from the coding sequence ATGGGTATAAACCAAAACTACAAATTAAATTTGATTCAGTGGTATCCTGGTCACATTGCCAAAGCTGAAAAAAACCTCAAAGAACAACTCAAGCTTGTAGATGTGGTGCTAGAGGTACGGGATGCTCGCATTCCTTTGTCAACCTTTCATCCCCAGATATTACAATGGATAGGGAATAAAAAACGGTTGTTGGTGTTGAACCGCTTAGATATGATTTCTGACCAAGTACGTCAGTTGTGGATAGACTGGTTTCAACGCCAAGGTGAACAAGTTTTTTTTACCAATGCCCAACAAGGTCAAGGAGTAGCGGCGGTATCAAAAGCAGCACAAGCTGCTGGTGTGGAACTCAATAAAAGAAGACGCGATCGCGGTATGTTACCCCGTCCAGTCCGGGCTGTGGTAATTGGTTTTCCTAATGTTGGTAAGTCAGCTTTAATTAATCGCTTGGTGGGACGGCGAGTAGTGGAGAGTGCAGCGCGTCCTGGGGTGACTCGCCAATTGCGTTGGGTGCGAATCTCCGAAGAGTTGGAATTACTGGATGCTCCTGGTGTAATTCCTGCTAAGTTAGAAGACCAAGAAGCGGGATTAAAATTGGCTGTTTGTGACGATATTGGTGAAGCAGCTTACGATAATCAATTAATAGCAGCAGCATTCGTAGATTTAGTGAATGAACTTTATGCGATCGCACCTGATGTATTACCAGAAAATCCTTTGCGATCGCGCTACGATCTCGATCCTACATCTTTCACCGGCGATTCATACTTGCACAACTTATCAGAGTTACGTCATAAAGGTGATGTTGAACGAACTGCACGGCAAATCTTAACTGATTTTCGCAAGGGGTTGTTGGGTAAACTTCCCTTGGAACTTCCGCCAAACTGA
- a CDS encoding ATP-dependent Zn protease, whose translation MSKTALNLVAIFVFLITLSTLVGSMFNLSPTVPALATFTILGIATFDSFGLQGKGGTIFLDWVAGFSPKHRERIIHHEAGHFLVAYLLGIPVIGYTLSAWEAWKQKQPGQGGVSFDDAELASQLERGTLSAQMIDRYCTVWMAGITAETLVYENAEGGADDKSKLAGVLRSLGFSASACEQKQRFCALQAKTLLEENWSAYQALVDAMRHKATVAECVKIIDGKL comes from the coding sequence ATGAGCAAAACCGCCCTGAATTTAGTTGCAATTTTTGTGTTTCTCATCACCCTTTCGACTTTAGTAGGGTCAATGTTTAATTTATCGCCCACCGTACCAGCACTTGCGACCTTTACGATTTTGGGGATAGCTACCTTCGATTCTTTCGGCTTGCAAGGTAAGGGGGGAACTATATTTTTAGATTGGGTAGCCGGGTTTTCGCCGAAACACAGAGAACGCATCATTCATCACGAAGCTGGACATTTTTTGGTAGCGTATCTGTTGGGTATTCCCGTCATCGGCTATACCCTCAGTGCTTGGGAAGCTTGGAAGCAAAAACAACCAGGACAAGGTGGTGTTAGTTTTGATGATGCTGAGTTAGCATCTCAACTAGAACGGGGTACGCTAAGCGCCCAAATGATAGATCGTTACTGTACTGTATGGATGGCAGGTATTACTGCTGAAACTTTAGTATATGAAAATGCTGAAGGTGGGGCTGATGATAAAAGCAAATTGGCAGGAGTTTTGAGGAGTTTGGGTTTTTCTGCGTCTGCTTGTGAACAAAAACAACGTTTTTGTGCGTTACAGGCTAAAACACTCCTGGAAGAAAATTGGTCGGCTTATCAAGCTTTGGTAGATGCGATGCGACACAAGGCTACAGTAGCAGAATGCGTAAAAATTATTGACGGGAAATTATAA
- a CDS encoding 5'-methylthioadenosine/S-adenosylhomocysteine nucleosidase produces MLGVKAKLKPSVIKDSKPLSSQSNKEYKEASIGSTDPLIDFAIITAIDIELKAVCEAFQITAEHRVRKGSRVYWRNRMELQNSEFYEIVVAQSPDMANVDVALLASDTIHHWHPEAMLMVGIAAAASQEQTLGDIVVGNAIYYYERGKITPEGLKPEPYQYPVDQTLWSRIISLPEWNGIISVSRPDGMNSRPRIHPGVIASGEKVIADAAMRDDIAAAHRKIVAIEMEGYGVSKAAWQSFERVRHIVIRAICDFADSSKSSEWHSYAAAVAAGYTKHFLLDRPLELRNQSC; encoded by the coding sequence ACCGCTTTCATCGCAATCAAATAAAGAATATAAAGAGGCAAGCATCGGTTCTACAGATCCTTTGATAGATTTTGCAATCATTACGGCTATAGATATTGAACTAAAGGCTGTATGCGAGGCTTTTCAAATAACGGCAGAACATCGAGTGCGTAAAGGGTCGCGTGTTTACTGGCGCAATCGCATGGAACTTCAAAACAGTGAATTTTACGAAATAGTGGTTGCACAATCACCTGATATGGCTAATGTAGATGTAGCTCTTTTAGCATCTGACACAATTCACCATTGGCATCCAGAGGCTATGTTGATGGTTGGTATAGCAGCAGCAGCAAGTCAAGAGCAAACGTTAGGGGATATTGTTGTGGGAAATGCTATTTACTACTATGAGCGAGGAAAGATTACACCTGAAGGATTAAAGCCTGAACCATACCAGTATCCTGTTGATCAAACATTGTGGAGCCGAATTATTTCTCTTCCTGAGTGGAATGGAATTATTTCAGTGTCAAGACCTGACGGTATGAACAGTAGACCAAGGATTCATCCTGGGGTAATTGCTTCCGGTGAAAAAGTAATAGCTGATGCAGCGATGCGTGATGATATTGCTGCTGCCCATAGAAAAATAGTAGCGATTGAAATGGAAGGGTACGGTGTAAGCAAAGCTGCTTGGCAAAGCTTTGAAAGAGTGCGTCACATAGTCATTAGAGCTATTTGTGATTTTGCAGACTCTAGCAAAAGTAGCGAATGGCATTCTTATGCTGCCGCAGTTGCCGCAGGCTATACTAAACATTTCCTCCTCGACAGACCTCTTGAACTGAGAAATCAATCTTGTTAG
- a CDS encoding diguanylate cyclase yields the protein MKISILIFGSDNFIAKLPDQIYDANSFNLEVITNLNQAISRIQITPPDILIVQTSCDGSTELCYWLKEQTKLSWIYCIVLEDRSQLLLDRSRYGREWELEMTSIALKEGADAYIWLPLEETDSTSAELTASQNLLLAQLTIGLRKAQKYRDLIRTNDLLSAIALADSLTQLSNRRALEWDLPRQIQKARTNGTPLSLIILDVDYFKKVNDSYGHLVGDRLLQLLSNRLRQNLRYQDTPFRYGGEEFVILLSHTSCDEAVVVARRLNRIVSEKPFAINNQLSINITISLGTACLRMEDDVNGISLLNRADQCLLQAKAAGRNCVISCEKYFSHHTSHLRVVSS from the coding sequence ATGAAGATTTCTATTCTGATCTTTGGAAGTGATAACTTTATCGCCAAACTTCCAGATCAGATCTATGATGCAAACTCTTTTAATTTAGAAGTTATCACTAATCTTAATCAGGCGATATCTCGCATTCAAATCACGCCGCCCGATATATTAATTGTCCAGACAAGCTGTGATGGCAGCACGGAACTCTGTTATTGGTTAAAAGAACAAACAAAATTATCTTGGATCTACTGTATTGTTTTGGAGGATCGCTCTCAATTACTTCTAGATAGAAGTAGGTATGGCAGAGAATGGGAATTAGAAATGACTTCGATCGCCCTTAAGGAAGGGGCTGATGCTTATATATGGCTACCTCTAGAGGAAACAGATTCTACCTCAGCAGAGTTAACCGCTAGCCAAAACTTGTTGCTAGCACAATTAACTATTGGTTTGCGAAAAGCACAGAAATACCGCGATTTGATCCGGACAAATGATTTGTTGTCAGCGATCGCTTTAGCTGATTCACTGACACAATTGAGTAATCGTCGGGCTTTAGAGTGGGATTTACCGAGACAAATCCAAAAAGCCCGTACTAATGGCACTCCTTTGAGTTTGATTATTTTAGATGTTGATTATTTTAAAAAAGTTAACGATTCTTACGGTCATTTAGTTGGCGATCGCCTTTTGCAGTTATTATCCAATCGACTGCGGCAAAATCTCCGATATCAAGACACTCCTTTTCGTTATGGCGGAGAAGAATTTGTGATCCTTCTTAGCCACACAAGTTGCGATGAAGCAGTAGTGGTGGCGCGTCGTCTCAACCGTATAGTTAGCGAAAAACCATTTGCAATCAACAATCAACTCTCAATCAACATTACTATTAGCTTGGGAACAGCTTGTCTGCGAATGGAAGATGATGTTAACGGTATCAGCCTGTTGAACCGCGCCGATCAATGTTTATTGCAAGCTAAAGCGGCTGGACGTAACTGTGTAATTAGCTGTGAGAAATACTTTTCTCACCATACCTCTCATCTGCGGGTAGTCTCTTCTTAA
- a CDS encoding VOC family protein, with protein MLFQCTDALVTFASFEFERLVSFYTNLFHQKPEHTISNVYAEFQLPSLKLGIFKPKQTHYLEFEYSTKSKISLCLEVRSLEDAIAHLTDLGYPPPGEIIIASHGREIYAYDPDGNRLILHQSELKKGV; from the coding sequence ATGCTATTTCAATGTACTGACGCACTTGTGACTTTCGCATCTTTTGAGTTTGAAAGATTAGTTAGTTTTTATACTAATCTTTTTCATCAAAAACCTGAACATACCATATCTAATGTCTATGCTGAGTTCCAACTACCTAGTTTAAAATTAGGAATATTTAAACCAAAACAAACTCATTATTTAGAATTTGAGTATTCAACTAAAAGCAAAATTAGTTTGTGTTTAGAGGTGAGAAGTTTAGAGGATGCGATCGCTCACTTAACAGATTTAGGCTATCCCCCACCAGGGGAAATTATCATTGCATCTCACGGTAGAGAAATTTATGCTTATGACCCTGATGGCAATCGTTTGATTTTACATCAGTCTGAACTTAAAAAAGGGGTGTAA
- the alaS gene encoding alanine--tRNA ligase, whose product MSFHPQYLSGNEIRTLFLDFYAQRGHQILPSASLVPEDPTVLLTIAGMLPFKPIFLGQRTPEFKRATTSQKCIRTNDIENVGRTKRHHTFFEMLGNFSFGDYFKEQAIAWGWEISTTVFKLPPERLVVSVYEEDDEAYAIWRDKIGVREKRIKRMGADDNFWASGPTGPCGPCSEIYYDFHPERGDDNIDLEDDTRFIEFYNLVFMQYNRDAEGNLTPLTNKNIDTGMGLERMAQILQSVPNNYETDLIFPIIKKAAEIAGIDYHKSDEKIQVSLKIIGDHTRAVVNMIADEIRAANVGRGYVLRRLIRRLVRHGRLIGIQGEFTSQIAEVAISLAEDAYPNLRQRENNIKAELQREESRFLQTLERGEKLLEEIIAKVKQQGKTQISGEDAFTLFDTYGFPLELTQEIAEENNFTVDVAGFDAEMEKQRQRAREAHETIDLTVQGSLDKLAEHIHATEFLGYTEPTATAKVEAILINGMAEEEAEAGTDVQIVLDKTPFYAESGGQIGDKGYLSGEGVVVTINDVKKESDFHIHFGRIERGTLRVGDTVSAQIDRACRRRAQANHTATHLLQAALKKIVDDSISQAGSLVDFDRLRFDFNCPRALTAEEIQQIEEQVNTWIAEAHSAKVAILPITEAKAKGAIAMFGEKYGDDVRVIDFPGVSMELCGGTHVSNTAEIGVFKIISEAGVASGVRRIEAVSGPAILDYLNVRDTVVKDLSDRFKVKPEELPDRITILQNELKNTQKELENLKSQLAIVKSDQLLQTVETVGDYKVLVAQLEDVDAESLKTAAERLQQKLGAGAAVVLGSVPEAGKVSLVSAFSPEVNKKGLQAGKFIGAIAKICGGGGGGRPNLAQAGGRDASKLPEALEKATAELKSALG is encoded by the coding sequence ATGTCTTTTCATCCCCAGTACCTCAGCGGTAACGAAATACGCACCTTATTCCTTGACTTCTATGCCCAACGGGGACACCAGATTCTCCCAAGTGCCTCCCTTGTTCCAGAAGATCCGACAGTACTGCTGACGATCGCGGGGATGCTACCATTTAAACCCATCTTTTTGGGACAACGCACACCAGAGTTTAAACGGGCGACGACTTCCCAAAAATGCATCCGCACCAACGATATCGAAAACGTCGGCCGTACCAAACGGCATCATACGTTCTTTGAAATGCTGGGTAACTTCAGCTTCGGTGACTATTTCAAAGAACAAGCGATCGCTTGGGGTTGGGAAATTTCGACCACTGTCTTTAAGTTACCCCCAGAACGCCTTGTTGTCAGCGTCTACGAAGAAGATGACGAAGCTTACGCAATTTGGCGGGATAAAATTGGCGTTCGGGAAAAGCGCATCAAACGCATGGGTGCAGATGATAACTTCTGGGCATCTGGCCCGACTGGCCCCTGTGGTCCCTGTTCAGAAATATACTATGATTTCCATCCAGAACGAGGTGACGACAATATCGATTTAGAAGACGATACTCGGTTCATCGAGTTTTACAACCTCGTCTTCATGCAATACAATCGGGATGCAGAAGGCAACCTCACACCCCTTACGAACAAAAACATCGATACCGGCATGGGTTTGGAGAGGATGGCGCAGATTCTCCAAAGTGTTCCCAACAACTACGAAACTGATTTAATTTTCCCAATCATCAAAAAAGCAGCAGAAATCGCTGGTATTGACTACCACAAGTCGGACGAGAAAATTCAAGTTTCCCTGAAAATCATCGGCGATCACACTCGCGCTGTCGTTAATATGATTGCTGATGAGATTCGCGCTGCCAACGTCGGACGGGGTTATGTGCTGCGGCGTCTAATTCGGCGTCTGGTACGACATGGACGTTTAATAGGTATTCAAGGAGAATTTACCAGCCAAATTGCGGAAGTTGCCATTTCCCTAGCAGAAGATGCTTACCCCAATCTCCGTCAACGGGAAAATAACATTAAAGCAGAATTGCAACGAGAAGAATCTCGCTTCTTACAAACTTTGGAAAGAGGCGAAAAGCTGCTTGAGGAAATTATTGCTAAGGTGAAGCAACAGGGCAAAACCCAAATTAGCGGTGAAGATGCTTTCACATTGTTTGATACTTATGGTTTCCCCTTAGAATTAACTCAAGAAATTGCTGAAGAAAACAACTTTACAGTTGATGTTGCTGGCTTCGATGCGGAAATGGAAAAGCAGAGACAACGCGCCAGAGAAGCCCACGAAACCATAGATTTAACTGTGCAAGGTTCTCTCGACAAACTAGCAGAACATATCCACGCTACGGAATTCTTGGGTTATACAGAACCAACAGCAACTGCAAAAGTTGAAGCGATACTTATCAATGGTATGGCTGAAGAAGAAGCAGAAGCGGGAACAGACGTGCAAATCGTCCTCGACAAAACGCCATTTTATGCAGAGTCGGGCGGACAAATAGGCGATAAAGGTTATCTCAGTGGTGAGGGTGTCGTTGTTACTATTAACGATGTCAAGAAAGAATCGGATTTTCATATCCACTTCGGACGCATCGAACGGGGTACGCTGAGAGTCGGCGATACTGTTTCTGCCCAAATTGATCGCGCTTGTCGCCGTCGCGCCCAAGCTAACCACACCGCTACTCACCTACTGCAAGCGGCATTAAAGAAAATAGTTGATGATTCGATCTCGCAGGCGGGTTCTTTAGTCGACTTTGACAGATTGCGCTTTGACTTCAACTGTCCTCGGGCTTTAACTGCTGAAGAGATTCAGCAAATAGAAGAACAGGTAAACACTTGGATTGCTGAGGCGCACTCTGCGAAAGTAGCAATTTTGCCCATCACAGAAGCAAAAGCTAAAGGTGCGATCGCCATGTTTGGCGAAAAATATGGTGACGACGTACGCGTGATTGATTTCCCTGGCGTGTCAATGGAATTGTGCGGTGGTACTCACGTCAGTAATACTGCTGAGATTGGTGTGTTTAAAATTATCTCGGAAGCTGGGGTTGCTTCTGGGGTACGGCGAATTGAAGCGGTATCTGGTCCGGCTATACTAGACTACTTAAATGTCCGGGATACGGTAGTCAAAGATTTAAGCGACAGATTCAAAGTTAAACCAGAAGAGTTACCAGACAGAATCACCATTCTGCAAAACGAACTCAAAAACACCCAAAAGGAATTAGAAAATCTCAAATCACAGTTAGCGATTGTTAAATCTGATCAACTCCTGCAAACAGTGGAAACTGTAGGCGATTATAAAGTTCTTGTCGCCCAGCTGGAAGACGTTGATGCAGAGTCTTTGAAAACTGCGGCAGAACGCTTGCAGCAAAAACTTGGTGCAGGTGCGGCGGTGGTCTTGGGTTCTGTTCCCGAAGCTGGGAAAGTTAGTTTAGTTTCAGCTTTTTCGCCAGAGGTGAATAAGAAGGGACTGCAAGCTGGGAAATTTATCGGTGCGATCGCCAAAATTTGTGGCGGTGGCGGTGGTGGACGTCCCAATTTGGCACAAGCCGGCGGACGCGATGCAAGTAAATTGCCAGAGGCGTTGGAAAAGGCAACAGCCGAGTTAAAGTCAGCGTTGGGTTAA
- a CDS encoding heavy-metal-associated domain-containing protein — protein sequence MALKLTVPNISCEGCASTIAESIHTMEPDAKVAVDVKGKTVTVESAASEESIKQAIVAAGYTIEGYQ from the coding sequence ATGGCCCTGAAATTAACAGTCCCAAATATATCTTGTGAGGGTTGTGCCAGCACAATTGCAGAATCTATTCACACAATGGAACCTGATGCAAAAGTCGCGGTAGATGTCAAAGGTAAAACTGTAACCGTAGAATCCGCAGCATCAGAAGAGTCTATCAAACAAGCAATTGTTGCAGCTGGATATACTATCGAAGGCTATCAATAA